Part of the Deltaproteobacteria bacterium genome, TGAATGTAGTCGATGTGAAAGACCCCACCGGACGCCCCGAGTCGTCATTCCCGCGGAAGCGGGAATCCAGGGGTGGTGAGGGGCAAACGGCGTTCTTCCCCGCCCCACGCCCCCTGGATTCCCGCTTCCGCGGGAATGACGACTCGGGGCGTCCGGTGGGGTCGCCTTCCTACGGCACCAGCACGATCTTGCCGAAGAACTCGCTCCGCTCCATCAACTCGTGGGCGCGGGCGGCCTCGCTTAGCGGCAGCGCCTCGGACAGGACGCCGTGCAGCTTGCGCTCGTACACCAGTTTCATGATCTCCGGCATGTCCTCGCGCGGCCGCATGGTGGTGCCCATGAGGGTCAGCTCCCGGGTCCAGAGCTGCCCGAGGTGCAGTTCCACCCGGTGGCCGGCGGTGACCCCGGAGTTGATGAAGCGGCCGCCGCGCCGCAGGCTGGCGAAGCACTCGCGCCACACCGGCGCGCCCACGTGCTCGAAGATTACGTGGACGCCCTCGCCGCCGGTCAACTCCTGGACCTTCTTGCTGAACTCGGGGAATTCCTTGTAGTTGATGCCCGCGTCGGCGCCCAGCTCGGCGGCCTTGTCGAGCTTCCACTGGGCGCCGGCGGTGGTGATCACCCGCGCGCCCAGGAGCTTGCAGAGCTGGATCGCACCGCTACCGATGCCGCTGCCCGCGGCGATGACCAGGACATCCTCGCCGGCCTGGACTTTCGCCCGTACCACCAGCATGCGCCATGCGGTGCCGAAGGGCACGGCGATGCACGCGGCCTCCTCGAAGGACATCCATTCCGGGAAGACGTAGGCGTCGGCGGCCTCCATCCGCGCCAACTCCGCGTAGCCGCCGCCTCGGCAGCGTCCCAGCACCCGGTCGCCGGCCTTGAAGCCGTCCGCCTCCGCCCCGGCCTCCACCACCTCGCCGGCCACTTCGAGGCCCGGCACGTGCGGCAGCGGCGGCTTGACGCCGTGGCTGCCTTCGCGCGCGAACAGGTCCCGGCGGTTGAGCGCCGCCGCGCCAACCCGGACCAGCAGATCGCCGGCACCGATCTCGGGCTCGGGGACGTCGCCGTAGGTCAGTACCTCCGGGCCGCCGGTTTCAGGAATGTAGACCGCCTTCATCTTCGTGTTGCTCTCGGTGTGGCCCGCGCGCGAGGCTCAGCCACGCGCCTCCCCCAACTCCTGGAGGAACGCCGCGTACCCGGCCTCGCCGCCGTTCTCCCAGCGTTCCAAGAGCGCGGAGCCCACGATGGCGATCTCGCAGCTTCCGTGGAGCTGGCGCACGTCGCCGCCGCCGGTGATGCCGAAGCCCAGCGCCAGGGGCAGGTC contains:
- a CDS encoding zinc-binding dehydrogenase, which gives rise to MKAVYIPETGGPEVLTYGDVPEPEIGAGDLLVRVGAAALNRRDLFAREGSHGVKPPLPHVPGLEVAGEVVEAGAEADGFKAGDRVLGRCRGGGYAELARMEAADAYVFPEWMSFEEAACIAVPFGTAWRMLVVRAKVQAGEDVLVIAAGSGIGSGAIQLCKLLGARVITTAGAQWKLDKAAELGADAGINYKEFPEFSKKVQELTGGEGVHVIFEHVGAPVWRECFASLRRGGRFINSGVTAGHRVELHLGQLWTRELTLMGTTMRPREDMPEIMKLVYERKLHGVLSEALPLSEAARAHELMERSEFFGKIVLVP